The following are from one region of the Bos mutus isolate GX-2022 chromosome 18, NWIPB_WYAK_1.1, whole genome shotgun sequence genome:
- the PAF1 gene encoding RNA polymerase II-associated factor 1 homolog: MAPTIQTQAQREDGHRPNSHRTLPERSGVVCRVKYCNSLPDIPFDPKFITYPFDQNRFVQYKATSLEKQHKHDLLTEPDLGVTIDLINPDTYRIDPNVLLDPADEKLLEEEIQAPTSSKRSQQHAKVVPWMRKTEYISTEFNRYGISNEKPEVKIGVSVKQQFTEEEIYKDRDSQITAIEKTFEDAQKSISQHYSKPRVTPVEVMPVFPDFKMWINPCAQVIFDSDPAPKDTSGAAALEMMSQAMIRGMMDEEGNQFVAYFLPVEETLKKRKRDQEEEMDYAPDDVYDYKIAREYNWNVKNKASKGYEENYFFIFREGDGVYYNELETRVRLSKRRAKAGVQSGTNALLVVKHRDMNEKELEAQEARKAQLENHEPEEEEEEEMETEEKEAGASDEEREKGSSSEKEGSEDERSGSESEREEGDRDEASDKSGSGEDESSEDEARAARDKEEIFGSDADSEDDADSDDEDRGRARGSDNDSDSGSDGGGQRSRSHSRSRSASPFPSGSEHSAQEDGSEAAASDSSEADSDSD, from the exons ATGGCGCCCACTATCCAGACCCAGGCCCAGCGCGAGGATGGCCACAG GCCCAATTCTCACCGGACTTTGCCTGAGAG GTCTGGAGTGGTCTGCCGAGTCAAGTACTGCAACAGCCTCCCTGACATCCCCTTCGACCCGAAGTTCATCACCTATCCCTTCGACCAGAACAG GTTTGTTCAGTACAAAGCAACTTCCCTGGAAAAACAGCACAAACATGATCTCTTGACTGAGCCAGACCTGGGAGTTACCATTGACCTCATCAACCCTGATACCTACCGCATCGACCCCAATG TACTCCTAGACCCAGCTGATGAGAAGCTTCTGGAAGAGGAGATTCAGGCCCCCACCAGTTCCAAGAG ATCCCAGCAGCACGCAAAGGTGGTGCCATGGATGCGGAAGACAGAGTACATCTCCACGGAATTCAACCGTTATGGCATttccaatgagaagcctgaggtcAA gATTGGGGTTTCTGTGAAGCAGCAATTCACTGAGGAGGAAATATACAAAGACAGGGATAGCCAGATCACAGCTattgagaagacttttgaggaTGCCCAGAAATCT ATCTCCCAGCATTATAGCAAGCCCCGAGTGACACCAGTGGAAGTCATGCCTGTCTTTCCAGATTTTAAG ATGTGGATCAACCCTTGCGCTCAGGTAATCTTTGACTCAGACCCCGCCCCCAAGGACACAAGTGGTGCAGCTGCATTGGAGATGATGTCTCAGGCCATGATCAG GGGCATGATGGATGAGGAAGGGAACCAGTTTGTGGCTTACTTTCTGCCTGTGGAGGAAACACTGAAGAAACGAAAACGGGACCAGGAAGAGGAGATGGATTATGCACCAGATGATGT GTATGACTACAAGATTGCTCGAGAGTACAACTGGAATGTGAAGAACAAGGCTAGCAAGGGCTATGAGGAAAACTACTTCTTTATCTTCCGAGAGGGTGATGGTGTTTACTACAATGAATTGGAGACCAG GGTTCGCCTGAGTAAGCGCCGAGCCAAGGCCGGGGTTCAGTCGGGTACCAATGCCCTGCTTGTGGTCAAACACCGGGACATGAATGAGAAGGAATTAGAAGCCCAG GAGGCACGGAAGGCTCAGCTGGAGAACCATGAACccgaggaggaagaagaggaggaaatggagacagaagagaaagaagctgGGGCCTCAG ATGAGGAACGAGAGAAGGGCAGCAGCAGTGAGAAGGAAGGCAGCGAGGATGAGCGCTCTGGCAGTGAGAGTGAACGGGAGGAGGGTGACAGGGATGAGGCGAGTGACAAGAGTGGCAGCGGCGAGGATGAAAGCAGTGAGGATGAGGCCCGGGCCGCCAGAGACAAAGAGGAGATCTTCGGCAGTGATGCTGATTCGGAGGATGACGCTGACTCTGATGATGAGGACAGAGGACGGGCTCGTGGCAGTGATAATGACTCAGACAGTGGCAGTGATGGGGGTGGCCAGCGGAGCCGGAGCCACAGCCGGAGCCGGAGCGCCAGTCCCTTCCCCAGTGGCAGCGAGCATTCTGCTCAGGAGGATGGCAGTGAAGCTGCAGCTTCTGATTCCAGTGAAGCTGACAGTGACAGTGACTGA